The genomic DNA TTGATGAAGGCTGGATGTATGGGACTGTGCAGAGAACCGGCAAGACTGGCATGCTGCCAGCCAACTACGTAGAAGCTGTCTAAACCAAAGCATGTCTTTCCATAAAGCATATCTGCATGGCACAGGCATGCCGGCACTGCAAAACATAGGCCTTTGAAAGAAGTGTTCCAAACCCTCCTCCAAGTGCCTTATTGTCTTCCATGTTGATAGTGCCTTAtgatgtaaaaaagaaaaaaagtaactgcagAGCAAAATAGTCATGAACATCCTTTTAAAACATGCTTATGAGaactgtcaaaaaaacccaaagcttttTTAAGCACTGCCTGGACTTTCAAACATTTCAACATTGCATACTCTTACAATGTTTAACTGTGCTAAAACTGCACTCCAGTTCAGTATCTCTGAAATTCTATACTTGTACTTAAGACTGCCACATATTACTTTATTCATTCTCCCAAATAGAGAGAATTTTTCTGGGCTAGTCTAAAATGTTTGAATATACtcatttcttttacatataagcaaaatttatttagctggggcagggggggaacccaaaccaaacccaaaagcctctcctgcttgctgAGCTCTTATGCATGTGTTTTTCATGCAACTGTTCTGGGGTCAAAAGCTGTTACTACTTGTAAATTAGTGACTAAATAAAGCTAATGTTTCTGCAGTACGTTTGATGTATTCACTCATGCTGAAGAGCAGGAATCAATCTCACAAGCAGCTGGCTTTGTTCAGAAAACTGtactgagaaagagagagaactCAAGAGGTGACAGGATGCCACAGCCACAACAGCATTCAAACTCTgaggggctgggaaggagctggagaaATTATTTCATCCCTGAACACAGTGGTTATTTATTTGCTTCATCTACCAAAGCATCTGGTACCAGCCCGTCTCTGAGAAAGAAGGAAGTACAAAACCACTGTATACTGTGTCCACCACAGACTAAAACCAAGTTAACAGTAGAAGGAGTTGCAATATTAACTCTGAGGGCCTTTGCTCAAAACAAATTCACAGCACCTCACTGTATACACAACCTGCTTGAAAGGGAAAAGTCCTTCCTCAAAGCAGGATTCAGGATTGCCTGCACAGGAGGGTGTTAAGTTTAAGTTAAACAAAGATGTTAACACCATTTCGAGATGCATTAGGAACATCCGTATCAGTACAGGTCACTGGATACAAGAGATGAATAAACCCAAGGAGGCAGATTTGGCaccaaaataacattttcaagaaagcaagaaaagctACAGACAACTCACCCTCGGCAACTCACCCCATTACAGCTCCCAGACACCTCTTTCTTTgtcctgttctttttcttcataagATGCATGAAGAGGGCAAAGAATATTTAGAGTCTGGCTGACAAAATGCTACCATGTCTCTGAGGACCTGCTCCTACCTTAAGGCAGCAGTGCTGACCTTCCAAAGGGGAAAACGAAACAAGcccaaaaccaccaaaccacaATGCCATCAACAAGTTTGGGAActatttgctgttttatttgccCATGTGTAAGTTCTAAAACCACCTGCAGCAATTCCTTtccataaatgtccattttGGTAGCTACAGTACAATATATACAAATTAGATTTCCAGAGTAAAACCCGAGAACTCTCTCTGAAGGTCTCTGAGAAGCAGCAATGCATTCCATGCAATTAAAACTCAAAATCATAAATTATTAACCAACATTTGCCATCATGAGTCTGTACATAATATACAAAGAGCTCTTGTCAAATCCATTCATTTCCCCAAGGAAAAAGTCTTCTCCACAGAAGAACCACTGCAAACAAACAAGACGGGAAAAAGCCTGAGAAGTTTTGCAGTCTTTCGCCTGGAAGGGTACATTGCATTATCAGCTGCTTAGGGTGATTCttacaaaaatacatgcaaaaataGATGTCATCCAGGTGTCAAATACCAGGTTCCTGGACTATCTAAGCACAGCTTATCTCAGTATAAAACGGTGCTGAAGAGAGCCGCTGCCTGTCAGAGCTTCAGCAACTTAGAGGAAACCAAGAGGGGCAGCAGACGAGCAGAGCTGTGAGATCACTCTCTTACCAAGTAATACGAGTTTGCAGCAGTAAGAACACTTTggatttgaaaaaataatttaactacTCTGTTGGTTTGGTTTCACAGTCTTTGCTATTGCACAACTTGATAAAGTTTTCTTTCACTACCTGAAAGAAATATGCATAGCAATACAATAGAAATAACTCTAATAAGGAATAAGCAATcccacaaattaaaaaacaaacaaaaaaccccaagaaaaaaCCAACCATGATACATTTTGCCCATATAGATGTTAAAAAATCTTCTATAGTACAAAACGCACAGTTTAAGGAATAATTCACCAGTAAGAAGAGCAGGTTTTGGGGAAAATTGTTGTAACAAAATCTTCCTTACTTAGAAATCACAAACAACTAATCAGAACTTTCATGGGGTGGTGATTTCCAGCGGGACTGCAGGTTTTTCATGATACAGTTTGTCATGCCAACAAGTTTTTCTTGCATCTCAAAAAGTTGGCTTCCCGAATAGCTGTGAAGATCTTCAGAGGTCAGCTGAGCAGCAAGTGCATCAATCTGGCTCAGAAGATCTGCTGTGGGCTGGCCATTTCTATTCAAAACGACTGGTTCCATCAAAtctggaaaaggaagggaagtaGGGCAGTGCAGTCTGTGTTTGGGATTAAATCTATGCAGAATTACGTTGTAGCAGAATGTTACAGCTTCTTTTGTACAAAATAACATATTCAGTCTACAAAGTATTTGTTCCACACAATGAGAGCTTCTGACAAAGGCAGCTCTCAGAACTCCATGCTACCCTTCTTTATGGGGACTTTCATTACATTTGATCATGACTGTACAATAAAAGTAAGGACAGAAATGAAAGTATTTGATCCTATTCAGATACTGCCAGTGTCCTTCGAGACACATTAGCCCAAAGTACAACTTTTAAACTGGACAGCAGAGAAGTTACTCCCGAGTTCTTTGTTCTCCGGTTAACCAAATGCTTCAACTATCTCGTAGCAAGAACAAACGTGGACTCCTCTGTTTGAGCTATCAGGCCAAGCTCCCAAAACACACAGgagaattcaaataaaaatctagGCACCCAAATCCAAAATGCGTATCCAGGGAATCGTCCtcctcccatcccaccccctcAGGATGAAGCACCACTTAACCATCTCCACCTCATCTTGTTCCTGTGCACGCCCAGGACCACAGCAGTTACTACGGTATTAAACAGCTCAGGAGACGCACACGGTTGAGATTCAGAAGCTTAAGCACTTAGCGCCCTGCCTAATTTGTTCTTCCCATGCTTATGCAAACTCATTTAGGGAAAACCAGCATCTTTGCCTCAAAATATGtaacaagttttaaaaagctgttgctACAGGGCTTCATAAAGTGGCTAACTCAATCACCCATCTAATGTGCTAATGTTACCTAGTAAcactctctctcaaaaaaaataaGTGTTCCCATTAGGagagaacaaaagcagcaaTACAGCAGAAACATCCAAATCCTAAGCAAAAAGCAGGCAATAGGTACCTGTTGGAAGTTTTTCTTCATCTACAGGAAGAGGTTTATCCTCTACATTATTTACGGGCTTTTCGGCATCTTCAAGCACTGCTATTTCCTCAAATCCTCGAGATTTCAACTGAAAATTTTTTGGGACAGAACAAGAGATGCATTTTCAGAggacaaaaaagaagaatacaTGGTAGACACATTCTAACCTCGTAATAAATACAATCATTATTCCCGTTAATAATACTGTAACCAAGTCATCTGTACCTTGAATTTCCTTGTTACTTTGACAGGTAGAGATTACGTTTTAAAGTGCTATTTctaatgggggaaaaaaccacattaTTCCACGTGACGGATGTTAGCAGTTCATTAGGCTAATACTGGCTTTTTGGGTACTAAAATGAAACTTTACCTGTTGCTCATGATATCCTTTAAGAGCTTTTTTAACATTGGAAACTTTCGGAGAGCGGATGGGAAGAGTTTTGATTTCTGATGCTGTCAAAGTACTCAGATCACCCACCGTCTTAATATTCTTCGCTCGGATGAGCTGCCCCAAGCCTCTGGCACTGCCgcaggggagagagaagggttTGTTACACTACAGTCCATGTCCTTTCTGCCTGGCACGGTGGCGCAGGAAGAAATCTTACACGAATGCCGATCCACATGCACGtaagtgaaggaaaaacaaaatgcaagtgACATTCTTCTCTCTGCAGAAGCACACCTTTTTGCAGTTTATCCTATATCCATCAGGGAACGGTGTTCTAAAGCCCGTCCCTATGTAGTATgagtggaaggaaaaggagcCGAGTACTCCAGAAATGGCCATTCTGAGCAGTTCCCACTGCACGTCTGTCTATTGTTTGTCTGGCTAATTATCAAGATTCAGACTGGAAACCCAGCTAGCTGAGCACCCAGCCTTCGTACATTTGAAACGCAGATTTTCTTGAAAATCCCCCTTTGCCTTCAATACACTGAAAGCTCCAACTGCTTTGTCACAGACCATTAAGATCAGTCTGCTCTGCCACGTGAAAGGAGAAAGCTCTCTCCCTGTGTTCCTGGCTGCGAGCTTGTCAGagtcttccaaaaaaaaaaaaaagtatttcaaataaaCCCAAAATAATTAAGTCTCTCCCCCACCGAACcaccttttaaatatttggcaAAAGACATCTCTAAGTCATCACATTTTACATCAGAAAATTTGGTTCTGCAAGCTTGGTAAGAATTCGGTTTCTATTAAAGTGCAATCTTCAAAAGCAACAATCCACTTACCATATGTTTGATGTAATCTGAGGTAAAATCACATCAACCGGGGCTTTGCAGCCAACTAAGGCAGGATACACGCATTCTGTAGGGCAAGGCAGCGATTCCTTAGCCATTTCTGTAATCTTGAATAATACAGAAACATCATTAACTTAACTATCACACAACtgaatacaggaaaaaatagaagagatACATGAACCAAAGCACTTCTTACTAAACACTTCTTTGAGCTCTTAAATTTAGGGTTACGAGATCCTGGGGACAGAAATCCTTTGGTTGGAGTGGTAGTATGCTGGatagaaaaagaggaaaaaaatatctctcaGGATCGTAGGAATTCAGTTAACCGTAAGATCCTAGCTACCTAGGTCTCAGAGTGCATTTGTCTTCAGAGAGTAACAGAACAAGTCAGGCTAAACCAGTTACAACTCTAATTCTTACACTTACTGATTCTCTGCTCTTACAACTGCTTGCAAGTGACTATGAACGCACACTGAAACAAAGTTACCTATGATAAATGAGAAACGCGAGTACTTATGAAATACAGAATACAATGAACAGAATTTACCTTCGCCTGAATATTAGATAAAATTTTAAGACTTCGGGAAGACGGTGAAGAAGAATGGGATCTAATGACAGGACTTCTCCTATCTATGTCATCTGCCAGTCCTTCTTGATAAATGGGGTTTGCGAAAGAGACTCGACGAATCTGTTTTTAGAGAGAAGTCGTTTTTATAGCGTGAACTCACACCACCACACTCTGGTGAAGTAAGTCTGAGGAGACAAAACAGCTCCGTTTGAAATAAAGTCATTAAAGTTCTGAGTGACACGGATGGTGTTTCACCCAAGGACAGAAACTGGGACTTCCTCATTGCTAAAGGAAACGTTAAACGCATTTTGTAAAAGGCTGCTCCAAAGCCAGGGGCAAGACCCTGACGCTGCATACTGTGGGTGTGCAGTGAGACATTTGCGGCACTGCAACCCGGCAGCAGATTAGACTTCGGCGCTGCGTTTCGAAAATAAACCCCGCCGCCCCGAGCCCCCGTAATGCAAGCCCATCAGCGCTTGAACGTTCCAGAAACAAATCTGTCAGTCTTCAGCTTCAGCGTAAGAtcatttacaatgaaaaaatacagacaatGATTCAACATATTTGGAACTCATTACACTACAGACACTATTATGTATCCCAGTTATGAACTGAATGAATTGTGAGCATCACAGAAGGAATCGCATGGCAATACCTTATTAGCAGGTGACAGGGAATCATcatcttgatttctttttacacCTCTCTTTAAAATACTAGTGGATGGAGAAGCTGAAGGAGACCACAAGCAGCGTGCCTGCATACCATTAGGGCTTTCATTAACTAACACTAAAGAATCGTTATCTTCCGGCTTTTGAGGTGAATCCACACTGTTATTTGCTACTGCATCTTCTTTGTCTAAGGCCACGTTTTCAGGCGCTGCAATTTCAGTTTCCACTaattcctccttcatctctttATCTTGAATAATGGAAGCTTCTCCTACAGTATTCTCAGCTTCTTCTTTATCATCCCGATTGCTTTCTAGCTCATTCATCTGTTTTTTCTCGGGTTTGCTAACAACGATCAGTGCCTCGGGTATCTCCTCCAGTTGTCCATTCTgacttatttcttccttttctgtagcTGCTGGTTCTTCGCTTTGATTCCCTGCAGCCAGACAGCTGTCACCAGGCTCATCTGGAACACACCCAGACAGACTCTGTTCCGCTCCCTCACTCTGATCAGCAGGTTCTTTCATCTCCGCTGTGGAGTCAGTAATTTCACCTGCTATACGCTCTGGATTCTCTCGATCCTCCTCCACTACACTGCTATTTCCTTGCAGGTTATCTTCAGATGTTGTCTCTCGTTCCATGTTAAATGCACTGGGTTCCTCTGGAGGATGCAACGGAGTGCTCATTGCACAAGGTGCCATGGACAAGCTTTCATCAAAATTTGAATTACCAGACGTCTCCAATGTATTTACGGATGTCTGAACTGGGGTGGTTTGGGGCTCGCTCGGTTCAGGAGTGTTCTCGGGTTTTGATTCAGTGAATGATGTTACTTGCTGCTTTGACTTTTTAGAACAGCAGTCACAGTTCCTTAGTCTTTTCagccttttgcttcttttgtgCTGACACTCAGGTAtttgcaaagaggaaagatCACCTCCTGAAGCATTTGTTCCTGGTACATGTTCAGGCAGAACGGCTGAACAACAGTCTTCTACATTTGTTTGCTTCTCAACgtgtttattttcctctgctgctttcaaATCTTGATCAGATACAGAAGGGCGGCTGGTGAACAATTCCGGCAGCGTATTGCTCTTGTTTTGTTCCACATTTGCGTTCTGGGCATCCGGTGAATTCTTTGAGCTGGCAGATCCCACAGCTTTGCTAGCATCTGTAGGAATTACCTCGTTTTTCAGGTCACACGGTTCAGATGTCAACACAGTATCTGTGCTGACTTCATCTCTTACTTCCCCTTTATTTGTTTCCAACAGATTCTTAGCTTCGTTTTCTTGGGAAGTCCCCTCCTGGCTACAGCTTCCTGGTTGCAGATCTTTCAATTTACCTTCAAGAGAATCACttctatttttcacttttgcagatcttttcttccttgtgctTTCTTCCTTGGTCTCAGAGCCATCAGCCTCTGAATTTTCTATGCTAGAAAGCAACCCCTGTGAAGCTCTTCTTGTGTGGTATCGTGGGCGTTCAACCTTCTTCTGACCTACTGTGCTGGAGCTACAGTCTTGACCCTCCGTGTCAATCTTCAAGTTATCTTCTGACCTCCTCGCACTTCTGTGCACCTCCTCATCAAGGCCCCTTGAAGCAGGAGACTCTTTTGAGCTCAAGTCCTCTGCAGCAGTCCTCTCGGGTAGGttgccttcttttttatttgcattttctgtagttttcccagaaactgctttttgcttttgggACACATCATCTTTAGTCTGCGGCACCTTCTTTTGCCCAGATTTTTCGTCTTCTTTACGTCTGTCTCTCTTTTGGTGGCTGTCCTCCTTATCTTGGCTACCCGCTGCACTTTCTGCAGTTTCTGACCGTCGTCTCGAAGAACGTCTTAGTATTTTCTGATTAGGAGACGCGTGTGGAACCTGACTGTCATCGCCTGTTACCTGATCAGATGACACTGTCGTCTCTGGGGgtgtattttctttagaatCCATATCTAACGCCTGGaccttttctatttctgctaTCGTACCTTcaacttttttaatttctaattctgTAGAATGGAGAGCTTGGGACTGAGCAAGGAGAACGTgttccatgctttccattgtagAAGACAGTTCGGGACTATTTTCCATACTGCTGGAAGCAAGAGACTCTTGCACgtttttctcctgttctgaCCTAATTAACAACCTGGACTGCTTATTTCCTTGGTGCTCCATTTTACTCTGCCTGCGAGTTAGCCTTCGTATTGCAGTAAATATTTGTTCAGACTCAGATTTTgaaggctttttattttcttctccagatttttctggtttagcgCTAGTCTTGCACACatttgtattttcctgtttaCCTGCCACAGAAGCACTTCCAGACATCTCTGATAAGCTGTTTAATGCCGAAAGGCTAAAGGGTCTGTTCTCTGAACTACCAAATTTCTCCAAAGTAATAAAAGACTGCCGTCGGCTTGCAGGCTGCGGTGTTCCAGAAACTATGTCACTTGAAGTTGAGCTGTTGCTGACATTTGAGGTGTTCTCATTCCCCACTAAGGGCTCCTTTGAAGCTGTTTCCACAATACTTTTTTCTAACCCCTCTCCAACTGACGGCTCCTCGGCAGTCACTGCAGCTGTGCCCCTTTTTGACTCTCCCTCACTGTTTAAAGTTGAGCTCTCCTCCATGTGAGTAACCGATGACTTCTCCACCCCGGCAACGTTCTCCAGAGGATTATCCAATTTGCAGTTCTCTGTGATTTCATCTGATTTGTTGGTGCATCCTCCgctctttgcattttcttcctgtccCAAAAATATGAACAGCAAAGTATTGTGGTTTTGCTATGAATATAATACAAAAACACAGCTCGGATGGAATAGAAAACAACACACCCACAAGGTTTTTCAAACCACCCTTCCTTCAAATTATTTATCTGTCCTTCGGTAATTATAAaaggcaaagatttttttttttttttttaaaccatttaatCTCAAAACACGaactgcaaaaacattttaagatttGCAAGAGATATTAACAAACGTAAAACAGTTTTTATGAAAAATCTGCTGTATTTTACCTACTCTCTGTCAGCACTACAGTTGATCAAGCTCGCTGTTTAGCCAACTCCTCTCCAGAAGTGAATAGATCTGTTCAGGATTTACAgtccccaccccccccaaccTACTATTTAATGCCCCTTGAGCCCTTACAGCTTCATCCAAAAGCAGTTCAGAATGTGGAAACATAGCTAAGCTGTTTAAAAGCATGGTCCACTAGAGTAATATAGAAAGACATTAAATAAGACATTAAATACATCTGCACTAAAACTACTTAGATAAATCCTCCCATTTTGAAATTAAGACAAAACGCTTCATGACTGGCCCGTTCCGGTGTACATTATACAAAGCGGAACACAGCACAGCGGAACACAGCACAAACAACACTGCAGTGGTATTAAATTCAAATCTGGTGAGGAGAACGAAATACAAACCACAAGAGCTATCTATGTATTCTGTAGTCACGGAGCTTGGGTCAGTATTATTCAGACGTGGAAAAAATAGAGGAAGCCCAAGAAAACGAAAATATTCTCAAGAGTCTTACAGGTTAATcaacacagagaaaggaaattattcCTGTGAGACGACACAATTGGGGGTACCTAGTTTTTTCCgcttgaagatttttaaaatccagctcAAAACTATATCATAACTAGTAATCAAAGAGTTTTGCCATCAATTACCAGAGCTACTAATATGAAGAAAACATCACCGGTATGGTTATAATCCTGATTTCTTAATTACCTGAGGCTTGGTTTTAGTAtcttcttttgcattttctattaaaGATGATTTTTCCCTAAAATAGAAGTTACTTAAATTAGAAGTGTAGCAGAAGAGGGGGACACCTTTAATGTATATACTCGCCGCCTTTACTTACAAAGAATCTTCCTGGCTGTGAGTATACTGAGAAAATAAGGTAGTATCTTGCGATGTGTCCAAATTGTTGTACATAGCAGGAATACCAACTCTgaaacaaacccagaaatggcaagtcaggctttttttttttttttaataaaagaaggATAGCATAATGCATTAATCGCAAGAGAGCGGATACTTGTATGAAGTGGACTGAAGTTCCAAACTCTCAAGACTACTCAAACTGCAAGATGCATCCAAGCAGGGACGGCCGCACCAAGAGCAGGGCAGCGGATATT from Gavia stellata isolate bGavSte3 chromosome 8, bGavSte3.hap2, whole genome shotgun sequence includes the following:
- the RIF1 gene encoding telomere-associated protein RIF1, which codes for MSAPAAPSSLQPLLETLEDPAAPPGELTDAHLTIVNRLTGEEGKEFTADVRRHFPQLCKVFKTHISSQNSELSNAALQALGFCVFNSKITSELSATEARDLLSVVNSVAVKTSDKNTRTRALWVISKQTFPSEIVKKEVSSIISALEAILTKGDVQSMVVEYEALNVIIRLMEQTPAQMGEEAVRWAKLIIPLVVHSAHKVQLRGATALEMGMPLLLQKQQEVAAVTEHLMTTKLISELQKLFSTKNETYVLKLWPLFVKLLGKTLHRSGSFINSLLQLEELGFRSGSPVVKKIAFIAWKSLIDNFALNPDILCSAKRLKLLMQPLSSIHVRTEALALTKLEVWWYLLMRLGSQLPANFEQVCVPLIQSTLSLDSSAALQGTPSRVPANQSLASATPAQKSGPYPFASPVTPRMNLNSSTAGVVVIPSIQLLGIEMLLHFLMGPEVLDFAKQNKLVLSLEPLQYPLISSPSFFCKHASTLINAVQDGFIAIGKEVPDCMLNVIWKDINGYVKTAIESGNKKEKQGSEILTMLLQALKNTVRSNSLPVQKILSLVDITVKELPPKVLGSPAYQVADMDLLNGTPALFLLQLPFHNNLLECCVTDERFFVILETLVGYVLSGPTSPLAFSESVICIINQSAKQVENKEHLWRMWSIVVNPLTEWINRTNEVNQGDALEHNFNAVYSALLLPVSHIFPIQEFPQPTMKSLLRTWSDLYRAFARCAALVATAEENLCCEELCAKILSGLEGETPVMFSMMDGLTHIITVMVDCINFAPYGTKYQPKNRSPQTPTDWSKKKKEPLGKLASLFKLLVMLLNSFHVFSSKEICSETLVSVGPSIIAVLHNIISHVSLPSVIGTMFAIFSKPLAVFYEKTKLADVSKVYTNLNNKLEKLLAEIILCLQSHCTGSYDSDLLEQLSPLLCVIFQHKSKQIRNQCAHFWNATFAKTASLMYPEELKSVLSQAKKKIPLLLPGFESIEIAEEYSGPFSDVMENSQLDAKISGMEVKSGQKRDSLLAQTSETKNDLKEKSSNVQVTSAKLKLEFSSSKTKSDILLEEEKSVDFVFIPPETKARVLTEHQKEVLRSKRVGIPAMYNNLDTSQDTTLFSQYTHSQEDSLEKSSLIENAKEDTKTKPQEENAKSGGCTNKSDEITENCKLDNPLENVAGVEKSSVTHMEESSTLNSEGESKRGTAAVTAEEPSVGEGLEKSIVETASKEPLVGNENTSNVSNSSTSSDIVSGTPQPASRRQSFITLEKFGSSENRPFSLSALNSLSEMSGSASVAGKQENTNVCKTSAKPEKSGEENKKPSKSESEQIFTAIRRLTRRQSKMEHQGNKQSRLLIRSEQEKNVQESLASSSMENSPELSSTMESMEHVLLAQSQALHSTELEIKKVEGTIAEIEKVQALDMDSKENTPPETTVSSDQVTGDDSQVPHASPNQKILRRSSRRRSETAESAAGSQDKEDSHQKRDRRKEDEKSGQKKVPQTKDDVSQKQKAVSGKTTENANKKEGNLPERTAAEDLSSKESPASRGLDEEVHRSARRSEDNLKIDTEGQDCSSSTVGQKKVERPRYHTRRASQGLLSSIENSEADGSETKEESTRKKRSAKVKNRSDSLEGKLKDLQPGSCSQEGTSQENEAKNLLETNKGEVRDEVSTDTVLTSEPCDLKNEVIPTDASKAVGSASSKNSPDAQNANVEQNKSNTLPELFTSRPSVSDQDLKAAEENKHVEKQTNVEDCCSAVLPEHVPGTNASGGDLSSLQIPECQHKRSKRLKRLRNCDCCSKKSKQQVTSFTESKPENTPEPSEPQTTPVQTSVNTLETSGNSNFDESLSMAPCAMSTPLHPPEEPSAFNMERETTSEDNLQGNSSVVEEDRENPERIAGEITDSTAEMKEPADQSEGAEQSLSGCVPDEPGDSCLAAGNQSEEPAATEKEEISQNGQLEEIPEALIVVSKPEKKQMNELESNRDDKEEAENTVGEASIIQDKEMKEELVETEIAAPENVALDKEDAVANNSVDSPQKPEDNDSLVLVNESPNGMQARCLWSPSASPSTSILKRGVKRNQDDDSLSPANKIRRVSFANPIYQEGLADDIDRRSPVIRSHSSSPSSRSLKILSNIQAKHTTTPTKGFLSPGSRNPKFKSSKKCLITEMAKESLPCPTECVYPALVGCKAPVDVILPQITSNICARGLGQLIRAKNIKTVGDLSTLTASEIKTLPIRSPKVSNVKKALKGYHEQQLKSRGFEEIAVLEDAEKPVNNVEDKPLPVDEEKLPTDLMEPVVLNRNGQPTADLLSQIDALAAQLTSEDLHSYSGSQLFEMQEKLVGMTNCIMKNLQSRWKSPPHESSD